One Lytechinus pictus isolate F3 Inbred chromosome 12, Lp3.0, whole genome shotgun sequence genomic region harbors:
- the LOC135156153 gene encoding uncharacterized protein LOC135156153, protein MAKDKADSQDQGKISKIQQKLTKISPFSKKGEKKKSDILNSKSDAIAAAEMSESESKPCSSTEITGTAALVTDLDIQGAGVERIGKTKRTILQEEEHVVSIQESYSKKQQKRKPSSTSSTGTTGKNTQAPSKKLKNKTSSGAGAGKSDSEKFVCHYCNKSNVSCMIECEACEQWSCLECHSITTEVYKIFEVEENKMHWFCRNCESTAISAAKQSVTKTAAAMKKDRELEQVHDFNMLANKLETKITEKMNEVLQELRGSAKPAVVNSHVDSGKGYRNYADVAKSSVVGDMQDYADNTGPLQAPSKGKQSMSLNNTNAGIAAVEEMIERERRKNNLVVFNLPESTARSPKGRQDYDKKIVDELILDGMGIEGVEVNKVTRLGGIGQNRFSKPRVTLIELQDSSTKNTLLRSAKNLRNKDMWATTYIAPDLTPNQRKQRKELYTELRLRRANGEENIGIRHGEIVKLRDRAVRRQSVMEISLSDLLKGSKNSRPDEAKTQSEETMASTTTSTSRDDSYRDRSHEQGQSPQLNKTLHVDADSVAAGAVGGSPLDIPDDQQQLHA, encoded by the coding sequence ATGGCGAAGGATAAAGCAGATTCTCAGGATCAAGGTAAAATCAGTAAAATTCAGCAGAAACTGACAAAGATTTCGCCGTTTagtaaaaaaggagagaaaaaaaaatctgacatatTGAATTCTAAGTCGGATGCTATCGCAGCGGCGGAAATGTCTGAAAGCGAAAGCAAGCCATGCAGTAGCACGGAAATAACCGGCACAGCAGCACTGGTAACAGATCTAGACATTCAAGGAGCTGGAGTCGAACGTATTGGGAAAACAAAACGCACAATTCTGCAAGAGGAAGAGCATGTTGTCAGTATCCAGGAATCATATTCTAAGAAACAACAAAAGAGAAAgcctagtagtactagtagtactgGTACCACAGGTAAGAACACACAAGCACCGAGTAAGAAACTGAAAAACAAGACTAGCAGTGGTGCTGGTGCCGGTAAGTCTGACTCTGAGAAATTTGTCTGCCATTATTGCAACAAGTCAAATGTCTCTTGCATGATTGAATGTGAAGCATGTGAACAGTGGTCATGTCTAGAATGCCATAGCATTACTACTGAGGTGTACAAAATCTTTGAAGTGGAAGAAAACAAGATGCACTGGTTTTGCCGTAATTGTGAGTCAACAGCTATTTCTGCTGCTAAACAGTCGGTAACTAAGACTGCAGCAGCCATGAAAAAAGATAGAGAGCTAGAACAGGTACATGATTTCAATATGCTGGctaacaaattagaaacaaaaatCACAGAAAAGATGAATGAAGTACTGCAAGAACTAAGAGGATCTGCTAAACCTGCTGTGGTAAATTCCCATGTAGATAGTGGGAAGGGTTACAGAAACTACGCTGATGTAGCAAAGAGCTCTGTTGTTGGTGATATGCAAGACTATGCCGACAACACTGGTCCCCTTCAAGCTCCCAGCAAAGGGAAACAAAGCATGTCCCTAAACAACACTAATGCTGGAATAGCAGCAGTAGAGGAGAtgatagaaagagaaagaagaaagaacaaTCTAGTGGTATTTAACCTTCCTGAATCAACAGCACGTTCTCCAAAGGGCAGACAGGACTATGACAAAAAGATTGTTGATGAACTGATCCTAGATGGGATGGGTATCGAAGGAGTAGAAGTAAACAAAGTTACAAGACTTGGTGGTATTGGCCAAAACAGGTTCTCTAAGCCGAGAGTAACCTTGATTGAACTACAGGACTCCTCAACCAAAAATACTCTGCTGAGATCTGCTAAAAATCTCAGAAATAAGGATATGTGGGCCACAACCTACATTGCTCCTGATCTGACACCGAATCAACGCAAACAACGAAAAGAACTCTACACCGAACTCAGACTGAGGAGAGCCAATGGTGAAGAGAACATAGGTATACGTCATGGAGAGATTGTTAAGCTTAGGGACAGAGCAGTTCGCAGACAATCAGTAATGGAAATCAGTCTCTCTGACCTCCTCAAGGGAAGTAAAAATTCTAGACCTGATGAGGCGAAAACCCAATCAGAAGAGACGATGGCAAGCACCACAACTTCCACTAGTAGAGATGATAGTTACCGGGATAGATCCCATGAACAAGGTCAGTCTCCGCAACTCAACAAGACGCTACATGTAGATGCTGACAGTGTTGCTGCTGGTGCTGTCGGAGGAAGCCCTTTGGACATCCCTGACGATCAACAACAGCTGCATGCGTGA